TAACTATTTATCGTTCAAACCATTTTTCAAGACAAGAATGCCAAACAGTTTCTGATTCCAGCTTGTCAAATGCTGTCACTGCTTCTCTCtattttttatcattgtaaatgtaatcatTTTAGGAATTTAGACCGATGGTCAGACAAAAAAAGCTACTTGAAAACGTCATCAAATTTAAGGAATTTGtgttgagctttttttttttttttaatttggtgacattttatGTATCACTCAATTAAGACAGTAATTGTCAGATGAATCTAAAGCAAAAACCAATTATTTTCCTGATCAGTTTCACTACCAATTTTTTTTCTcggtttattgtttgtttgataTAAATGATATATTGGACAGCTTTTTGTGTCCAACCAAGCATCCAAACCCCCAAATTGTCAATTGACTGTCTTACAGGACTGAGAAAAGTACAGATCAATTAGATCCTAGATTAATTGATTCTGAAAATACTCGTAAATTGCTCATGTCAGAACTCATTACATAACACTGAAACTACTTTGCTGGATActatcaaaatgtatttgtaatttGGATGAACTGGCCCTTTTcaaaatcttaaaaaagaaaatgtgcatAGTTAAGAAGTGCACAACACCGAGCAACAAGCCTGCATTTCTCTCGGCTAATGTCACGTAGTCTTGGTAGTGCTGCTGTGATACAATCACCGTATTGTGTTGAAATCTGAAATGGTAAAATTAGAACTTGGGTTATTGCTTCACTCTGGAGAATTTCTTTTGTTAGTAATTAAGTCCCGATTGAACAGTCCAGCAGTTACATCActgctgtgtcctctgtgtatgtgtggccCATTGTGTGACAGCGGAGAGTGGGGGACATACAGCAGTGATGTCATGGCTGGCAGGAAGCCTCTGGAGGGGATACAGAGTGACCACAACAGGAGTTGTACAGAGTTCAGGTGCCCCCTATAGGCTGTTTTCTTTATCACACTTGTAATCATAAACAGAGCAGTCTTAAACAGAATCTCATTGATGGAGGTTTAATCTGGAGTAGATACATTCTTGTACagtttcacttttaaaaacttTGCATTATAAAGTCACACTTTGATATAAAAGCACATGAATTAAACATTAGTGTACATGTTAAAAACATTCATATAAATCCCTGACTGAGTTCACACAGTATAATCCAACTTACAGTACAAACAGATTGGACTTGTATCACAAAGCAAGTGAAGGTTAAGTCTGGCTCTCTTTGACCTGGCTTCACTGAGCCCAACATTGATGATCCTGGATAACTAAAGCTTAAGACGCTGCTCATTAACTGGCTCAGTTCACTGTGTTTAGTGATCCAGCCACAAGTGCACTCTCAGAAAACTTACAGTGGagtatttaatgttttataaaaTGAAACTGCTATAGGCAGCTGCAGCAAAAACTGCTGTTTATCAGGATTAAATACACAATAGAAATCACACACCTAGAATGTGACACACTTAAAGCAGTGAGAAGCTGTTACTGCTGTCAAAGCAGAGCAGTACCAaaattttgtatttgtaatttACAGTGCATGTGGAGTTTTGTTCTGATAAACAATTACTTTAAAGTTATCTGACTGACTGAGTCTAAAAAACTTAAATACTTAACTTCATGTCAtcctgagctgcagtgatggcaGGAAGGGTATAAAATCAGCATCAACACAGACAGTCAGTTTGTTGTAAAGTAAACTCATTACTTTTATCCGTGTTAGGATCCTTAAGGAAAGATGCTGCTCTGAACATAACCTGCTTCAGAGCAGGTTAGCTGTGCAGCATAGGTTTCCATGGTGATCTAACCCTGGTTAAGAGTGAGCCAGCTTCATGATACCAGAGAGCCACAGTCATATTGGTAACCCACTGATCTTATTTGTGATATAGGCCCCAGATGTCCGTTCTCTCACACAGAGGTGGTTTCAGCCCTCAGTGGGTATCCCTGTGGGTGGCCCCGGACCCGCTGTTTTTCTGCATCTCTGCGTTTCCGCTCCTGCAGATAGCGCCTCACTCCTCGGATCGTCTGGATGGTGAGCACCGTGCCGGCGGTGTACAGGATGGCTGTGATGAGCCCAAACAGAGCCACAGCTGCATCTGCCCCGCTCACATCACAGTTCATCCACGTGTATCCATTCCTGGCGTAGAGCCTCTCACGCTGCTGACACACATCTGTGGAGTTGACCCTGATGATAAAGTGCAGGTAGAGCCCCACAGCCACTACGTAAGCCACCGCACCCACCGCCTGAAACACCAGCGCTCCATACAGAAGCTTCCGGGACATCAAGTGGGGCGGTCTGTTCCCGGCGACAACAAACAGCAGCGAGAGGACCCCCAAGGTCAGGCTGAAGGCGATGCCACCGTAGATGCCCGGCGCCCTCATCTGGCTGTACTGCATGTCCAGGTCTCGTACCTGCTGCAGCTCGGTGCCCTGCAAGTTAAAGTTTGAGTTGATGTTGAAGCCGCCCAGCCCGCCCATGGAGGACATGCCTGACGTCACCATCTGAGCTGCAACCACGCAGATCAGGACAAGGCTGTTGGTCAGTACGGCACAAATCAGCACAATGCCTAAAACAGGTGAGGAATGAGATCATAAAATCAGATCAAGGTACAATTTGCTGTTATTCCCTCCATATACAGTGGACTGCttggtataaaaaagaaacagtgtTCCTGCAGTGCCACAGTgcacaaaacaaagaaacaaacaagtgtgaaaAACAAGAATCCTTACAAAATACAGTAAATTACACTAGTATTAAGTCATATAATACAGTAAACTAATCTGCCTCCATGCACTTAAGTGAGAATCAGGGTCAcaattaatgattattttatcattaattAGTAGGACAAAGGTGGCACGGTGGAGTAGTGGTTAGCACAGTCGCctaacagcaagagggttcctggttcaatcccagtaggggagtttgcatgttctccccgtgtcagcgtgggttttctccgggtactccggcttcctcccacagtccaaagacatgcaggttggggatttTAATTGGTGacaattggtgactctaaattgtccgtaggcgtgaatggttgtgtgtctctatgtgtcagccctgtctggcgacctgtccagggtgtactccgcctctcgcctaatgtcagctgggacaggctccagccccccgcgaccctcaagaggataagcggttacgaaaatggatggatggatggatagtctGACAAAGTAGGTTACCAGCCGGGCAAATTGGAGAACTGCCTTTGGGCCCCACAGCACCAACTTCCTCATGTTTACTGTGACACATCTGTGTGCTTtttatcaatctagactgtttcagtgtgagttgccgagtatTGGAGATaccagccgtagagatgtctgccttctctccaatatactGGAAGAGGATGGCACTCAGctcagaaaatacatttgaaaaattcaacagcaatgtctctttccagaaagcATTCCCccgttactcaagataatccacagaccttgttgtgagacGTTttatgtgggaactattttctctctatcaAAATACACCTGCAAGCTGTATCATTGAGCAGAAGGATGTGTGCATCTCCTCACTAGCGAGAAGCTCGTGGACATGACAGTATGGGGTGTAACATTGATGgcttcctcctcagctgagctttatcattagctagctcagtggtatAAAGTGAGCTTGCAAAAGATACACGCtcccttctgtgcagtgatatggttgacaggtttagtttggtagaaagaaatagtccctacatgaaacccctcacaacaagatctgtggattatcttgagttaccGAATCAGGATTTCTGGAAAGGCACgtgaattttttaaatgtatttttggcgctttgagaaccacaagcagagtgtcatctagttccattacattggagagaaggcagacatctctttggggtgaactgtcccttttggCTAACATATCAGTGCTGATGTTAATCATTATGAGGTCACGTGTGTATTTTTATAGGGCTGCATTAATGGTTATCTAACAActatttttacactttttaaattgattcgTCATTTCATAAAATGCCACAGCAAAAATGCTTGTCCAAggttcccagagcccaaggtgataCCTTTACATGCAGTGCTCTGTCTGATTAACAGTCCATAACCCAAATATATTGCATTTTCAATGACATGAAACAGACCACAGTCACATATCcttacatttgagaagctggaaaccAAAACCT
This sequence is a window from Epinephelus lanceolatus isolate andai-2023 chromosome 6, ASM4190304v1, whole genome shotgun sequence. Protein-coding genes within it:
- the LOC117253540 gene encoding MARVEL domain-containing protein 3, yielding MSQPPRSNRGHRERNGDHRHYRDSHDDRQSSGDRSSSRPPYYPREADSPPKHVREVPRVEHHESKCTHICSRRGIVLICAVLTNSLVLICVVAAQMVTSGMSSMGGLGGFNINSNFNLQGTELQQVRDLDMQYSQMRAPGIYGGIAFSLTLGVLSLLFVVAGNRPPHLMSRKLLYGALVFQAVGAVAYVVAVGLYLHFIIRVNSTDVCQQRERLYARNGYTWMNCDVSGADAAVALFGLITAILYTAGTVLTIQTIRGVRRYLQERKRRDAEKQRVRGHPQGYPLRAETTSV